The following proteins come from a genomic window of Rhodohalobacter sp. 614A:
- a CDS encoding DUF4097 family beta strand repeat-containing protein: MKKSIKLIATVLLMFLVQQANAQEYRYDLGNSAEMTVEFSVGQSDVSIEGYDGSELVIENLDYEQNSRPERAEGLRALYYSAEDNTGIGLSVEEENGILKIIPASRDDSEYRVKIPNRVRLMIEQVNFGGGDFEISDHSGEIEIQSKTGNINLSNITGPVTASSVSGDVEIDFSQLSQANPTSISLVSGFIDITLPANASANFNLGSISGEVYTDLDIALEGRENNTNMTRLGGSGQINGTLNGGGVEVRLKSVSGDIYLRGK, from the coding sequence ATGAAAAAATCAATCAAACTTATTGCAACTGTATTGTTGATGTTTTTGGTACAACAAGCGAATGCACAGGAATACAGATACGACCTGGGAAACTCCGCGGAAATGACAGTGGAATTTTCCGTGGGCCAGAGTGATGTGTCTATCGAAGGATATGATGGCTCCGAATTGGTTATCGAAAATCTTGATTATGAACAGAACAGCAGACCCGAACGGGCGGAAGGTTTACGGGCACTTTACTACTCTGCAGAAGACAACACCGGTATTGGCCTGTCTGTTGAAGAAGAAAACGGAATCCTTAAAATTATTCCTGCGTCACGGGATGACAGCGAATACCGAGTCAAGATTCCCAATCGTGTTCGGCTGATGATTGAACAGGTAAATTTTGGCGGTGGCGATTTTGAAATCAGCGACCACAGCGGAGAAATTGAAATTCAATCCAAAACCGGGAATATCAATTTATCAAATATTACCGGACCGGTAACGGCAAGTAGTGTAAGCGGCGATGTGGAAATTGACTTTTCGCAACTCAGCCAGGCAAATCCAACGTCAATTTCTCTTGTGAGCGGATTTATTGACATCACCCTTCCTGCAAACGCCAGCGCAAATTTTAACCTGGGTTCCATTTCGGGGGAGGTTTACACAGACCTGGATATTGCACTGGAAGGCCGCGAAAATAATACCAACATGACACGTCTCGGCGGCAGTGGACAAATCAACGGAACGCTGAATGGCGGGGGCGTTGAGGTAAGGCTGAAGTCGGTGAGTGGAGATATTTACCTGAGAGGCAAGTAA
- a CDS encoding HEAT repeat domain-containing protein: MNTERIEQLLDKYFEGESSLEEEKELREFFRQEEIPAHLKSYTDQFSYMNTLEKAETNIDPFAKIEEQENESPFEEPVPKRREEESSASAGRRLMTTRSTFITWTLRAAAAIILVLTGLTAGLLLNQQEGASDQQLAAMQEEISQMKNALMYGSVQNASASERISAVFSSSRLQQSNPQLDAEITDILIYTMNNDQNVNVRMAAAEALFKFRNEPRIGKALTNSLTQQNDPLMQITLIDMLVEMKQKSAVNEMQKMLLRTETQDVVKQRLESSIAELKV; encoded by the coding sequence ATGAACACCGAAAGAATTGAACAACTGCTTGATAAATACTTCGAAGGAGAATCCTCCCTCGAAGAAGAAAAGGAACTGCGCGAGTTCTTTCGGCAGGAAGAGATTCCGGCGCACCTGAAGAGCTATACCGACCAGTTCTCTTACATGAACACATTGGAAAAAGCCGAAACGAATATTGATCCCTTCGCCAAAATTGAAGAGCAGGAAAATGAATCTCCCTTTGAGGAGCCTGTCCCGAAACGTCGGGAGGAAGAGAGTTCGGCATCAGCCGGTCGTCGGTTGATGACCACTCGGTCAACGTTCATAACCTGGACCCTTCGCGCCGCCGCCGCCATCATCCTGGTATTAACCGGATTAACCGCAGGGCTCCTGCTCAACCAACAAGAAGGAGCGTCTGATCAACAACTGGCGGCGATGCAGGAAGAAATCAGCCAGATGAAAAATGCCTTGATGTACGGTTCGGTTCAGAATGCTTCGGCGAGTGAACGAATTTCAGCAGTCTTCTCCAGTTCAAGATTGCAACAAAGCAATCCTCAACTGGATGCAGAAATTACCGACATCCTGATCTATACGATGAATAATGATCAAAATGTAAATGTGCGGATGGCTGCGGCTGAAGCCCTGTTCAAATTCAGAAATGAACCGAGAATTGGGAAAGCCCTGACAAATTCTTTAACGCAACAAAATGACCCGCTCATGCAGATCACCCTCATTGATATGCTGGTAGAGATGAAGCAAAAATCTGCCGTCAATGAAATGCAGAAAATGCTTCTCCGGACAGAAACGCAGGACGTTGTAAAACAGAGATTAGAAAGCAGTATCGCCGAGTTGAAAGTGTAA